In a genomic window of Lycium ferocissimum isolate CSIRO_LF1 chromosome 9, AGI_CSIRO_Lferr_CH_V1, whole genome shotgun sequence:
- the LOC132029433 gene encoding FCS-Like Zinc finger 14-like — translation MAKMRAHYKKIISIKPSIFTPTDNNNSPKSTKSSPNKFYEDTNGVVGLGIVAAMSKQNNSNNNNKTSILAISPRPSTSNPIPILSNNSNPKKKNKQPSIEAMEMCEEYTRVISHVGSNLVKKKEYFDDQFLGNVYQRPNAAVFAASVPVEAFRSAEFLNTCSFCQKQLQGLDIFIYRGEKAFCSSECRFKQIMIDEHKDRCGSGAMKSPEYSTSPCSGPMQFSTGVAVA, via the exons ATGGCTAAAATGAGAGCccattataagaaaataatatccATCAAACCTTCCATATTTACCCCCACTGATAATAATAACTCACCAAAATCCACCAAATCATCACCTAACAAGTTTTATGAAGACACAAATGGTGTTGTTGGTCTTGGAATTGTTGCAGCCATGTCCAAgcaaaataatagtaataataataataaaacttCAATTCTTGCTATTTCTCCAAGGCCATCAACTTCAAACCCAATACCAATCTTGAGTAATAATTCTAATCCTAAGAAGAAGAATAAACAACCTAGTATTGAGGCAATGGAGATGTGTGAAGAGTATACACGTGTGATTTCTCATGTGGGTAGTAATTTggttaagaaaaaagaatattttgatgATCAATTTCTAGGAAATGTGTATCAGAGACCAAATGCTGCTGTTTTTGCTGCTTCTGTTCCTGTTGAAGCTTTTAGATCGGCAGAGTTCCTGAATACTTGCTCTTTTTGCCAGAAACAGCTTCAGGGATTGGACATTTTCATTTACAG AGGAGAGAAGGCGTTTTGTAGCTCAGAGTGTCGTTTCAAGCAAATCATGATTGACGAACACAAAGACAGGTGTGGTTCTGGAGCCATGAAATCCCCCGAGTACTCTACCTCCCCTTGCTCTGGCCCAATGCAGTTTTCCACTGGTGTTGCTGTGgcataa